ACCGTTTGCATCCAGGCGCACGTGGTCACCGAAGCCGATGCGCGCGGCGATCAGCGCCGACACGTCACCTGCATCCTGCGCCGCCTGCAGGCGCTCGGGCACCAGCAGCGTGCGCGGGTCGTGGAACTTCAGGCGTGCCGCCACCGGCGGAATATCGGCCAGCGATTCCACCGCGTGGATGCTGGCACCGTGGTAGCTGCGCCCTCGCTGCCAGGCCTCGTCCCAGCCGCGGTGCTCGACATGATCGACCGGGTGCCACCAGCGGATGTGCTGGCTTGTTTCAAAGAAGGTAAACCACCAGTCCAGCATGCGGCCCTTGCAACCGTGCAGATCGGTGCGCACTGCGACCAGCAGAGTGCCGTCTTCGCGGCGCTGGACGCCGGTCTCAAGGTGCATCGGTGCCGGGTCAAGCAGATCGTGGTGGTCCAGCCAGGCGCGGGCGTTCACAGCGGTATCCATGGGGGTCTCCTGGGGTTGGGAGATCCGACAATACGGAAACGTTCATCGTTTCGCAATTACTCGGGTGCGGTAAGATGGGTGTAATGAACAGCACCGCCCTGCCCGATCCCGTCGCCCCCGCCCGCCGCCGTGGACGCCCCGCGCGACCGGAAGCCGAAGTCCGCCACGCCGTGCTGCAGGCTACGCTGGAGCTGCTGCTGGCACAGGGTTACGAGGCCACCACGATCGAAGCGGTGGCGGCGCATGCCGGGGTGGCAAAGAAGACCGTGTACCGCCATGCCAGCAACCGCGAGGAACTGGTCGGGTTGGCGGTGCGTGAGTGGACCGACGGCTTCGCGCCACAGTTGCAGCGCGATGCGCGCGATGCCGACGAGGTGGTGCCGTTGCTGCAGGACATCCTGCAGGCGGTGTGCGCGCAGGCGCTATCGGCGCAGGCGGTGCAGGTGTTCCGGCTGCTGGCCACCGATTTTCCCGGCAAAGACGCGCTGCTGCAGGCCTATCTGGACAACGGCATCGAGCGCGGCCGAGCGCTGCTGGCCGACTGGCTGGCGCGGCAGCAGCAGCGTGGGCTGCTGCGTGAGGGGGATTCGGCGCGCATGGCGCGGCTGATCCTGGCGATGACGGTGGCCGAACCGCTACGCGAACGCGTGATCGGGGTGGCGGCCGAGGATGCGCCGGTGGATGCGCACCTGCGTGAGTGCCTGGCGTTGTTGGCGCCGGTGTTGCAGGGGCCGTAGGGTTGCCCCATCCACGATTCACTCGCGCAGCATGTCCACGAACGCGCGCAGCGCGCCGGGCATCTGCCGCTGCTTCGGGTAGTACAACGCGAATCCCGCGAACGGTTCGCTCCAGTCTTCCAGCACCGCCACCATCTGCCCCGATTCGATGTAGGGCCGTGCGGTGTCTTCCAGCACATAGGCCAGGCCGATGCCATCGAGCACCGCGCCGACCACGGTGCCCTGCTCGCCCAGCGTCAACCGCCCCGGCACGTCGATTTCCAGCGCCTGCCCAGCGCGCTCGAACTGCCACTTGTACAGATGGCCACTGGCAAAGCGGAAACGGATGCACTCGTGTGCAGCCAGGTCACGCGGATGCTGCGGTGCCGGGTGCCGGCGCAGGTAGTCCGGCGCACCGACAATCAGCCCACGCAGCGGCGGCCCCATCGGCACCGCCACCATGTCCTCGGGCACGAACTCGTGCAGGCGCACGCCGGCGTCGTAGCCCTCGGCGACGATGTCGACCAGGCCATCGTTCTCGGTCAGTTCCACCCGCACGTCAGGATGGGCGTGCAGGAAGCGCGCCAGCCTCGGACCCAACTGGGTCGCCACGGCAGCGCGCGTCGCATTGATCCGCAGCAGGCCGGCCGGGGCGGCACGGAACTGGTTCATCTCCTCCAGCGCGTCATGCACCTGCCCCAGCGCCGGCTGCAACCGCTCCAGCAGGCGCTGCCCGGCCTCGGTCAGGGCCACGCTGCGGGTGGTGCGATGGAACAGGCCCACGCCCAACCGTTCCTCCAGCGCGCGGATCGCATAGCTCACCGCCGAGGTCGACAGAGCCAGTTCGGCACCGGCACGGCGGAAACTGCGATGACGGGCCACCGCGGCGAACGCGGCCAGATGGGTGAGGTTGTCAGTGGCCATGATTGTGCAGTTTCACTTGATGAATCATGCCGATATCCGCGCTTCTTGCCGCTGGGAACGGGGCGTATTGTAAAACGCCTTTCGACAAACCCTGCCAAGGATTCCCCATGTCCCTCGCCCGTGGTTACGCCGCCCATTCACATACCGACCCGCTGGTTCCGTACGAGTTCGAACGCCGCGCGGTCGGCCCGGACGATGTGCGCATCGAGATCCTCTACAGCGGCATCTGCCACTCCGACCTGCACCAGGCCCGCGACGACTGGGGTGGCTCGATCTACCCGATGGTGCCGGGCCACGAGATCATCGGCCGCGTGACCGAGGTCGGCAGCAACGTCACCCGCTTCAAGGTCGGCGACCACGCCGGCGTGGGCTGCATGGTCGACTCGTGCCGCCACTGCGACGCCTGCGAGCACGACCTGGAGCAGTACTGCGCCGAAGGCGCGACCTGGACCTACAACGGCCGTGAACGCGAAAGCGGCGCACCGACCTACGGCGGCTATTCCGACCACGTGGTGGTCGAGCAGCGCTTCGTGGTGAAGGTATCCGACACCCTCGACCTGAAGGCGGCCGCCCCGCTGCTGTGCGCCGGCATCACCACCTGGTCGCCGCTGCGCCACTGGAAGGTCGGCCCGGGCCAGAAGGTTGGCGTGATCGGCCTCGGTGGCCTCGGCCACATGGGCGTGAAGTTCGCCAAGGCACTCGGCGCGCACGTGGTGATGATCACCACCACCCCGGAAAAGGGTGCCGACGCCAAGCGCCTGGGCGCCGATGAGGTGCTGGTCTCGCGCGATGCCGCGCAGATGAAGGCGCACGCCGGCAGCTTCGACTTCCTGCTCAACACCATCCCGGTTGGCCATGACACCAACCCGTACATGGGCCTGCTCAAGCGCGAGGCCACCATGTGCCTGGTCGGCGTGCTGACCGAACTGGACCCGCCGCTGACCGGCGGCAGTGTGATCTTCGGCCGCAAGCACCTGACCGGCTCGGCGATCGGCGGCATGGCCGAGACCCAGGAAATGATGGACTTCTGTGCCGAGCACGGCATCGTCAGCGACGTCGAGATGATCGACATCAAGAACGTCAACGAAGCCTGGGAACGCATGGCGAAGAACGATGTGCGCTACCGCTTCGTGATCGACATGGCGACGATGAAGAACGCAGCCTGATCCAAGGCAGATGTGAAAAAGAAAAACCCCGGCAATGCCGGGGTTTTTCTTCTGGCAGTGCCAGCCGCTGGCCGGTAACCCCGCATGGTGGTCAGTACGCGAACTCGCGGAACACCGGATCCACATCGCCGTGCCAGCGGCCATGGAACAGCGCCAGCTTGCGCTCGGCCGGGGTCAGCCCCGATTCGACGATCTCCTGCAGCACGTCCAGGAACTTGCTCTCGTCCTGGCCATCGGCATTGCGCGCTGCCCGGCGCTTGAGGCCTTCCACCGAAATCTTCACCGCCTCGCGGGCCAAGTCGCGCACCGTGCCGTTGCGGAACGGCAGGTTCATCGCATGCTTCGGTACACCGTCGCGCAGCGCATGGCGCTCGGCCAGGGTGAAGTCGCGCACCAGGTCCCAGGCGGCATCCAGCGCGGTGTCGTCGTACAGCAGGCCCACCCAGAACGCCGGCAGCGCACACAGGCGGCTCCACGGGCCACCATCGGCGCCGCGCATTTCCAGGTATTTCTTCAGGCGCACTTCCGGGAACGCGGTGGTCATGTGGTCCGACCAGTCGCGCAGCGTCGGCAGCGCACCCGGCAGCACCGGCAGCTTGCCCTGCATGAAATCGCGGAAGCTCTGCCCGCTGGCGTCGTGGTAGATGCCATCGCGGTAGGAGAAGTACATCGGCACGTCGAGCAGGTAATCGACATAGCGCTCGTAACCGAAGCCCTCCTCGAACACGAAGTCGAGCATGCCGGTGCGATCGGCGTCGGTGTCGGTCCAGATGTGCGAGCGATAGCTCAGGTAGCCGTTCGGCTTGCCTTCGGTGAACGGCGAATCGGCAAACAGCGCGGTGGCGATCGGCTGCAGCGCCAGCGACACGCGGAACTTCTTCACCATGTCCGCTTCGGTGGCGTAGTCCAGGTTCACCTGTACCGTGCAGGTGCGGGTCATCATGTCCAGGCCGAGCGAGCCGACCTTGGGCATGTACGAGCGCATGATCTTGTAGCGGCCCTTCGGCATCCACGGCATCTCGTCGCGCTTCCACTTCGGCTGGAAACCCATGCCGAGGAAACCCAGCTGCAATTCGCCTGCCACCTGCGCCACTTCATTGAGGTGGGTGCCGGTCTCCACGCAGGTCTGGTGGATGGTCTCCAGCGCTGCGCCGGACAGTTCCAGCTGACCGGCCGGTTCCAGCGTCACCGACGCACCATCGCGCAGCAGGGCGATGGTGTTGCCGTTCTCCTGCACCGGCTCCCAGCCGAAGCGGACCAGGCCATTGAGCAGCGCTTCGATGCCACGCTCGCCCTCGAAGGTCGGCGGCCGCAGGTCGTCCAGGCGGAATCCGAACTTCTCGTGCTCGGTACCAATGCGCCACTGCGCACGGGGCTTCTCGCCGGAGGCGATCACCTCCACCAGCTGCGAGCGGTCGGTAATGGGGGTATCGGCGACGTGGCTGGGGCTCGACAAGGGGAAGGCTCGCTGGACAGTGGCAGGGGATGTGGGGCCCGGGGCCTTCCATCGCAAGGGCGCACTATAGCGTGGCACCCCGTTGCGTCATGCGACGGTGACGGGTTTCAGCATCCTACCGACGCCCTCTTGACCCTCGTACACTCAGGGTCATGAGCCGCCATTCACGACACCCCGAACTGCACCGCTCCGAGCGCGTCGGCTGGCTGCGTGCCGCCGTGCTGGGGGCCAACGATGGCATTGTCTCGGTGGCTGGCCTGGTGGTTGGTGTGGCCGCCAGCGGCGCTTCGGCCAGCACGATCCTGGCCACCGGTGTGGCCGGCACCGTGGCCGGCGCGATGTCGATGGCCGCCGGCGAATACGTCTCGGTGCAGACCCAGGCCGACACCGAAGACGCCGACCTGGCGATGGAAAAGCGCGAGCTGCACGAAGACCCGCACAGCGAACTGGAAGAGCTGGCCGGAATCTACCGCCACCGCGGCCTGGACCCGGCGCTGGCACGGCAGGTGGCTGAGCAGCTCACCGCACACGATGCACTGGGGGCGCACGCCCGCGACGAACTGGGCATCACCGATACCCTGCGCGCGCGCCCGTTGCAGGCGGCGTTGGCTTCGGCTGGAGCCTTCACCTGCGGCGCCGCGCTGCCGGTGCTGACGTCCCTGCTCGCCCCGGTGGACAAGGTTGCGATGATCACCACCGGCAGCACCCTGCTGGGCCTGTGCCTGACCGGTGCGATGGCGGCCCGCGCCGGCGGCGCACCGCCTGTCCGCGGGGCGATCCGGGTGATGTTCTGGGGTGCACTGGCAATGGCCGCCGCTGCAGGCGTCGGACGCCTGTTCGGCGCCCACGTGGCATGACCGGCATGCTGCCGCCAGTTGCCGCGCTGCTGGCCGAGATGGCCAGCCTGGCCGGCTGCGAACGCGCCGAAGGCTATGCCTGCATCACCGCACGCCGCGAGCACGGCGCCAGTTCGGTGGAGATTCCGCAACCCCAGTTCGCGATCCTGCTGGAAGGCCGCAAGCAGGTACGCACCGCGCACCAGTCACTGGAGTTCGTGCCCGGCGACATCCTGCTGCTCACCCAGCGTTGCCGCATCGATGTGGTCAACACCCCCGACCCGCGCAGCGGCCGCTACCTCAGTGCCATCGTGCCGCTGTGTGCTGAAGTGCTGGCGGCGGCGCGCACGCTGTGGAGCGAAGCACTGCCCAGCGCAGGCACGGCGATGGCGCGCCTGCCGTTGATCGAACATGGCGTGGTGCTGCGGCAGTGGCGGCAATCGCTGCAGGACGGGCGTTACAGCGAAGCACGATTGGCGCTGGCGTCGTTGGTACTGACGCTGTGCCGGCAGGGGCATGGCAGCCTGCTGCTGCCGCAGGCCCCGAGCCTGGGCGAACAGATCCGCGACCGCATCGCTGCCGAACCCGCACGCGACTGGCAATCGCGCGATGTCGAGGAACAGTTCGCGCTGAGCGGTGCAACCCTGCGCCGCCGTCTTGCCGCCGAGGACACCAGCCTGCGCCAGCTGCTCACCGAGGCGCGGCTGGCGCATGGCATGCAGCTGCTCTACACCACCGACCTGCCGCTGAAGACCGTGGCAGCGCGCGCGGGCTACCGCTCTGCGGCCAGTTTCAGC
This genomic window from Stenotrophomonas maltophilia contains:
- a CDS encoding VIT1/CCC1 transporter family protein produces the protein MSRHSRHPELHRSERVGWLRAAVLGANDGIVSVAGLVVGVAASGASASTILATGVAGTVAGAMSMAAGEYVSVQTQADTEDADLAMEKRELHEDPHSELEELAGIYRHRGLDPALARQVAEQLTAHDALGAHARDELGITDTLRARPLQAALASAGAFTCGAALPVLTSLLAPVDKVAMITTGSTLLGLCLTGAMAARAGGAPPVRGAIRVMFWGALAMAAAAGVGRLFGAHVA
- a CDS encoding glutamate--cysteine ligase, whose translation is MSSPSHVADTPITDRSQLVEVIASGEKPRAQWRIGTEHEKFGFRLDDLRPPTFEGERGIEALLNGLVRFGWEPVQENGNTIALLRDGASVTLEPAGQLELSGAALETIHQTCVETGTHLNEVAQVAGELQLGFLGMGFQPKWKRDEMPWMPKGRYKIMRSYMPKVGSLGLDMMTRTCTVQVNLDYATEADMVKKFRVSLALQPIATALFADSPFTEGKPNGYLSYRSHIWTDTDADRTGMLDFVFEEGFGYERYVDYLLDVPMYFSYRDGIYHDASGQSFRDFMQGKLPVLPGALPTLRDWSDHMTTAFPEVRLKKYLEMRGADGGPWSRLCALPAFWVGLLYDDTALDAAWDLVRDFTLAERHALRDGVPKHAMNLPFRNGTVRDLAREAVKISVEGLKRRAARNADGQDESKFLDVLQEIVESGLTPAERKLALFHGRWHGDVDPVFREFAY
- a CDS encoding LysR family transcriptional regulator, which encodes MATDNLTHLAAFAAVARHRSFRRAGAELALSTSAVSYAIRALEERLGVGLFHRTTRSVALTEAGQRLLERLQPALGQVHDALEEMNQFRAAPAGLLRINATRAAVATQLGPRLARFLHAHPDVRVELTENDGLVDIVAEGYDAGVRLHEFVPEDMVAVPMGPPLRGLIVGAPDYLRRHPAPQHPRDLAAHECIRFRFASGHLYKWQFERAGQALEIDVPGRLTLGEQGTVVGAVLDGIGLAYVLEDTARPYIESGQMVAVLEDWSEPFAGFALYYPKQRQMPGALRAFVDMLRE
- a CDS encoding DAPG hydrolase family protein; translated protein: MDTAVNARAWLDHHDLLDPAPMHLETGVQRREDGTLLVAVRTDLHGCKGRMLDWWFTFFETSQHIRWWHPVDHVEHRGWDEAWQRGRSYHGASIHAVESLADIPPVAARLKFHDPRTLLVPERLQAAQDAGDVSALIAARIGFGDHVRLDANGDPCDGQMLHVARDTPFGCVLRSRFVLGLDSADPHRDASDAVGLGLLKHCYTEFSFLSRLLPSLYYGERANGEAVPLPW
- a CDS encoding TetR/AcrR family transcriptional regulator, translating into MGVMNSTALPDPVAPARRRGRPARPEAEVRHAVLQATLELLLAQGYEATTIEAVAAHAGVAKKTVYRHASNREELVGLAVREWTDGFAPQLQRDARDADEVVPLLQDILQAVCAQALSAQAVQVFRLLATDFPGKDALLQAYLDNGIERGRALLADWLARQQQRGLLREGDSARMARLILAMTVAEPLRERVIGVAAEDAPVDAHLRECLALLAPVLQGP
- a CDS encoding helix-turn-helix transcriptional regulator, encoding MTGMLPPVAALLAEMASLAGCERAEGYACITARREHGASSVEIPQPQFAILLEGRKQVRTAHQSLEFVPGDILLLTQRCRIDVVNTPDPRSGRYLSAIVPLCAEVLAAARTLWSEALPSAGTAMARLPLIEHGVVLRQWRQSLQDGRYSEARLALASLVLTLCRQGHGSLLLPQAPSLGEQIRDRIAAEPARDWQSRDVEEQFALSGATLRRRLAAEDTSLRQLLTEARLAHGMQLLYTTDLPLKTVAARAGYRSAASFSRRFAEQYGLAPTDI
- a CDS encoding NAD(P)-dependent alcohol dehydrogenase; translation: MSLARGYAAHSHTDPLVPYEFERRAVGPDDVRIEILYSGICHSDLHQARDDWGGSIYPMVPGHEIIGRVTEVGSNVTRFKVGDHAGVGCMVDSCRHCDACEHDLEQYCAEGATWTYNGRERESGAPTYGGYSDHVVVEQRFVVKVSDTLDLKAAAPLLCAGITTWSPLRHWKVGPGQKVGVIGLGGLGHMGVKFAKALGAHVVMITTTPEKGADAKRLGADEVLVSRDAAQMKAHAGSFDFLLNTIPVGHDTNPYMGLLKREATMCLVGVLTELDPPLTGGSVIFGRKHLTGSAIGGMAETQEMMDFCAEHGIVSDVEMIDIKNVNEAWERMAKNDVRYRFVIDMATMKNAA